The sequence below is a genomic window from Sinorhizobium terangae.
CGCCTGAACGCAGGCGCGATTGGTAGGCCTCGGCATAGCGAAGCTCGTCGGGTTCTCCTCTACAGGGGAAGCCCGGCGCTTCTGTCGAAGTCCGGGCATGATGATCGGTGGAAATAGGTCACGGACCGGTGCGCCGGCCATGCGCGTCAAAGACAGACCGTCTGCGCCGTGACGATCAGTGGATATTTTCGCTGACGACAGTGGGTGGGCGTAGCTCGATGCGCACTTCCATCGCGCACAATTGCCTCCCGAAAATCCGCGTGCCCTCGAGCACCTCGAAAACCGGGCGCAGGACCGGCCTGACGATGGTGAACCGGCCGGCGATCTCGTCGATTCCAGCCGCGACGTCGATAGGGTCGCCATTCTCATCCGTGCCGATGATGAGAAGGTTACCGGCGAGCGGTGAGGGGTAGCCATCGAGCCGCGTCAGGCAGGGCAAAGTGCCATTGAGGCCGTTATCATCGACAACGACGGCCAGGCGATCGTCCATCCGGACGAAGTCGATGCGGTTGCATCCGATGAGGCTTCGCATAACCGCAAGCCGGTTTTCTTGAGGTATCGAGACGACGCGAATCGTGCCGCTCAACGGCTCCACGAGATAGGCCTTGGTGGTTTTCATGGTGTTTCTCCGGCGCGCGAAAGCGACTGCCCGCACCGGAGCACGCGCTCCACCTCCGACCGGGCCACACGCGGCTCAGCCCACCTCCTCCTCTTGCCAACGGCACTGTCGCTGCATCGTCCTTTTTCGGAATGCGAAAAGCCCGGCGCGAAGCCGGGCGATAAGACGGATGGTGGGAATCCTTGAGTGGAGGCAGGATCAGGAAGCCTGTTCGAGCAGCTTCTTCGCCTTGGCTTCCAGTTCGAGGCGGGTGTCCTGATGAGACTTCGTTCGGGCAAGCGCCGTTATTCCCTGGACAAAATCGAAGATCGATTCCGGGGGCCGGCCTTCTTCCCGCAGGACGGTGTCGATGATCCTGGCGGTTTCGCCCTTCGAGAAGCCGCGCTTGCGCAAGAAACCCTGCCGGTCGTCATCGGTGCCGGCGACGATGCGCTCGCGTGCCGCCCTGATGCCGGCAACAAAGGGCGCCGGGGACGAATTCGCAAAGTTGTTCAGCGCCGGTGCAGCCTCATGGGCGAAGCGATGGCCGGCAAACTTCGAATGGCGAATGACGATCTCCTCGAAATTCTCGACGCCCCAGAGATTGCGATTGCAGCACACGGCCCGCAGGTAGAAGGAGGCAATGCCGAGTGTCTTCGAGCCTACTTCACTGTTCCAGCAATAGAAGCCGCGGAAATAGAGATCCGGTTCGCCGTTCCGCAGGCGCCCGGCTTCGATCGGGTGCGTGTCGTCGACGAGGAAGAGGAAGACGTCGCGGTCGCTGGCATAGAGCGTGGTGGTCTCCTTGCTGATGTCGACGAAGGGATTGTGGGTCATCGTCGACCAGTCGAGAACGCCCGGCACCTTCCACATCGTATCGCCGGTGCCATTGCCGGCGATGTTCATGACGGCCGACACAAGTTCATGGTCCCAGACCCGCCCGTATTCTGGCCCGGTAATCGCCCTGAGCTCGAGCCGCCCGTCATCGGCCTCGAGCGTCTTTACCAGTTCGGCGCGGTGGTTGATGAGCCCGTGCTGGAGGTTGATGCCGGCAAGCGGAGCGGGAAGCTGGCGCATGTAGCTCGCCGGCGCGCCGACTAGGCCGCAAAGCTGTCCGTAGCTCCAGTGTGTCGGCGTGACGGGCCGTGTCTCAGCGGCAACGATCAGTTCGAGCCGCTCGGCATTGTTGCGGCTCGCCTCGACGCGGATGGCGGAGCTTTCGACCGTGCGGGCATGGGCGCGGTCGGCCCGCGATTTCACCGCATCGTAGAGTTCGCCAAGGGAGAGGTAGCGCTCGTCGTCGGGGCGTGAGAACCATTCCGACGACACGCGACCGACGCGCTCTCCGTGCGAGATGTCGACCCTGAAGCCAGTCGACGCCGGCTGAACGCTGGAAACCATGGTGTTCATGTGCAGTCTCCTAAAAATGAAAGCGCCCGGCGCGAGGGCCGGGCCGATGGGGATGATTGCTGCCGGGGTGGCAGGCGACGATGTAGTAGTGGGAAGGGATACGCAGGTTACTCTGCAGCTGCGAGGTCCTGGTGCTCGTCTTCGAGAGCGTCGGGGGACGCCTTTTCGGCATGCACGTCTTCGGAAGGATTGTCCTCGATCGTGGCGTCAGTCTTGGCAATGGCGTCGCCGATCGGCACGTCGTCGACAGTGAGCCGAAGCGGTTCGGGAAGCCATCCGCCGCCTTTCAGCAGCCGCGCGGCCTCACGCGCCATATCCTGCTTCTTCAGGTGATCAATGAGCTCCGTCGACTGCTCGCCTTTCGCCTCGCGGACCGCCTCAAGGATATGCGCCTTCGTCACCCGGCCGAGATAGTTGTCGACCGTCGGCTCCCAGCCTGCCTCCACCATGTCGAAGCCGATCGAGCGAGCGAGCCGATCGGCATGGGCGATCGCCGCCGGCCGTCGGTTCCATGGCTGAACAACCGCATTGACGGAGAGCGAGATGCAATGGGCGAAGAGCACCTGGCGGCTGACGTCAGCGAGCGCAAGCAGGAAATCCCAGAGCTCATTCGGGTTTTTCGGAAGATCCTGCCCCCAGGCCTCGTGCCGCAGCTCGATCTCCTTCGCCCAGACCGTATCGCCGAGCCCCTGCGTCTGGCCGAACTTCACGCTCTGTAGCGTCACTTCCAGGCACGAATCCGATCCGTAGAGGTAGAAGGTCTTCAGGACGAAGACATGTAAGGCCGCGATGAAGGCAATGGCCGGATTGTTCGCCAGCGCGTTCCTGAGCGCGACCGTGCGTGTCGCCGTCAGGTCCTCGACAAGGCGGTCGGAGAGTGGTCGGAGTTTGCCGTCGTCGTTCCCCTCGTCGATCTGTGCATTGTGAGCGGGCGCGCCGGTCACTGCGGCTTCGCCAACGGACGACGACGCAGACACGTCATCACCGGTTTCACCATCGGCATCCGACGCACCATCAACAACGTCTTCGACTTGCGGCTCATCCTCGGGCCGGACAAAACCACGCTCGATCTTGAGCTCACCATCAGCACCGAGCGAGATGAAGACTCCGCCGCGAGCGACTTCAGCGGGATCGAAGACATGAGGCCGGTCCTTCAGCCGGTCGAGCTCGTTTCCGAGCTCCACCAGTCGCTGTTCGGTCTCTGGGCAATACCCGGTCACGCCGGCATATTCGGCGTCGAGCTTTTCGTATTGCGCCTTGACCTGATCAAAGTGAGCGCCTTCGCCTTCGGTGAACTCGGCCCGCTCGCCGTAGAAGCGGCGAAGACCGGAGGTATATCCGTACGGGAAATCGAAGGCAGCCTCGACCCATTTCCAGCCTTCCGCGGCCTTGAGGGCCTCGGCGTCCGCCGTGAGCTTCTCAATCACGAGCCGTTCGAGCAACGCCGGGTCCTGCAGCCATCCGCCATTGTCCTCATCGAACAGGTCGCGCATCACGGTCCCGCCCGCCGCCTCGTAGGCTTCGACGCCGACATAGACGGCGCGGCGGTCGGTCGCCCGGATCGCGGTCTCGGTGAGCAGCCTGCGGATGTAGTAAGGTTCGCGTGCATGCTGCCGCGAAACCGTATCCCAGACCTGCTCCTGCCGGACATGGTCGTCGCTGATCGAGAAAGCCATGACCTGTTCAAGCTTCATTTCGTCATTGGCGTAAAGCTCGAGCAGCCGCGGCGAGACGGAGGCGAGCCGCAGCCGCTGCCGGACAGTCTCGATGCTGACGAAGAACCGCGCGGCGATTTCCTCCTCGTCCAGCCCCTGTTCGCGGAGCGTCTGGAAGGCGCGGAATTGGTCTAGCGGATGGAGTTGCAGGCGATGCACGTTCTCGGCAAGAGAGTCCTCGACCTCGAGCGTCTCACCCCTGCTGACGATGCAGGGAACAGCCGCCGTCTTTGCCAGGCGATTCTGGCTGACCAGCCGCTCCAAGGCACGGTAGCGCCGTCCGCCGGCCGGAATGCGGTAGAAGCCGGTCTCCTTGCCATCGGGCGCGAGTTCGGGCCGCACGTTGAGGCTCGAAAGCAGACCGCGGCGTGCAATGTCTTCGGCAAGATCCTCGATCGAAACACCAGCCTTGGTCCTGCGGACGTTCTGCTGCGACAGGACGAGCCTGTTGAAGGGGATGTCACGCGCGGCGCTGAGAACAATTTTCTGGTTGGCTTGAGCCATATCCATTTCTCCATGACGGGCCAGCCGGAGACTCTCTCCGAACCTCTCAACCCGTCACGGATCCACCCTCTCTCCCCTCCCTCTGCCGTCCTGCCGACCCGCCGAACGGACGCGGAAGCGCTTCCGCCAACAGATCGAGGCCGCGAATACGCATAGGTGCACTGCACAATAAATGATTGTCGATTGCCCGGCGAATGAGCATACTGACCATAGCTGATGCAAAGTGATGGTTTTCCTCCCAGTACCATCGCGTCGGCTGTTCCCCTCTGGAGGTTAGACACCTTCACACCTCAAAACGGGCCTCGGTCTTCCGGCGGCCCGATTTTTTTATCTCATGCAGCAGGTCGCGCCCCTTTCGTCCGAGCTGATTTGATTGCTCCGAGCGCCAGGTCCCTCCTGTGAGTAACATCTCGCTTCTTGCGTAAGCATCGGGCTTGTTGCACAAACGGGTTAGTCGCCGGCGCCGACAACTGAGACCTCGCTCATCTTTCTTCCGCGCAATGGAAAGCGCGTTCAAGGTCCGGGCCTGCTTCGCCCGCAAAAGTCGGTGTGGAAAACGGGAGTGGGGCTGAACTCTCTCAATTGCCGCCGGTTGGCAGCGCCTGAAGTTGCACCTCTGGCCCAAAGCGCTGCACACTCGGAAACATGACATCACCGTATTACATGTATGTCGATCCTTCCAACGACGTGCTCGCGACGACCACCTTTGCCGGCGAGCGCGCTTCCTGGATCGACGGCGCGGTCATGCGGGTCATCTGGAAGCGAAAATAAGCCTCGCGCCTTCTGCTATCAGGCGAAGAATTTCAATGTGCCGTAGCATGCCGGGCAGGCGCGGCTGCTCGATCCGTTCGACCAGCAACCTGAGACCCACGGCGCCGCATTCGGCGCCTTCCATGGGCACGGTGGTCAGCGGCGGTGAAATCTGAGTCGCCGGGGAGAAGTCCCCGAAGCCGACCACCGAGACATCTTCAGGGATACCGTAGCCAGGGCCGAAAACCTCAGTGACAACAGTCAGGGCAAGGCCGTCATGAGCACAGAAATATTGCCGCACCCGAAAATCGCTCGCCGCTTGCCCGCTCGCAGGAAGAACCCACCAACATCGAACGCGGTGCTCCCGCGATTCCAAATGCCGGGCAATGAAGTTTTGGAGTAAGCGACCTTGAGAACAGCGATCTCTTGCTTGATATGATGCGTGATGATTGATGCGCGATGAGGCGGATATGAGAACAACCCTGGCAATCGACGACGATGTCCTGATCGCCGCAAAGGCAATGGCAGCCCAGCAGCACCGGAGCGTGGGCGAGGTCATTTCCGAGTTGGCGAGACGTTCTCTGCGCCGACCGCGCAGCAGCGGCGAACGCAATGGAATTCCTCTCCTGTCGCCTCGGCCGGATGCGCGTCCGGTGACGCTCGAAATCATCAACGCCTTGCGTGACGAACTGCCGTGACTTTCCTGCTCGATGTCAATGTGCTGATTGCCTTAACCGATCCGGGCCATGTAGCCCATGACGATGCGCACGAATGGTTCGCGGCGACGCGTCAGACCGCCTGGGCTACCTGCCCCACCACCGAAAATGGCGTCATCCGGACTTGTCGGCAGCTCCAAATATCCCAATTCTCCCGGTTCCCCGTCACTCGTGATTGAGATCGTCAGCAAATTGCGGTCGCTCCCCGGTCATAATTTTTGGCCGGACGATGTGAGTCTTGTCGGGTCAGGCGATATTGCCCCCACGAAAATCCTAACTTCGGGGCAGGTAACTGACACCTACCTGCTTGCGCTCGCCAAGGCGCGTGGGAGCAAGTTGGCGACGTTCGATCGCAAGCTCTCAGCAGCGGCGGTCACAAGGGGCAATTCCGCCTTGCACCTGATCACCGCAAATAGGTCGTGAGTTCCGTCGATACATTAACCCAGCAGAACGTAGATCGGTGGCGCAGGCCAGGTCCCACCGCGATCACCGCGACTACTATTGCCGAAGAAAGCAGACGCCCCCGCTGTGACGCCCCAAAGTGTCGACACCGCAGCCGATTGTCGTCAGTTGAAGTTTGTCGTTGACGGCGCGTCTGCGCGGCGCCAGGCCAACGCGCGAAGCGATTGTTAGCCAACGCAGCGCAGATCCCCATCCGCACCTCATTCTTCTGACCATGTTCCAAGCTGAAGGACAGCCATCAGCTCGAACAGGATAGTGTTGCACGAGCAGAGTATGGAGCCATATATAATACAAGGGACGCAGGGGTCAGGCGCGACTATTGTTTCAAGGACGCCGCCTTTCCTTTCGACAGCAGCGCGAGCAATTTGGGTTTCGCCCGGCACAACGTCCCGCGTGACGACAAACGTCAAGGCGACCGGAAAAGTCTCATTCGGAAGGACGATCCGACGAATGATATCGGCGGCAATGACGTCGTGCTCGTGCTCGTCTGGGTAATCGTCGGCACCTGATCGCCGACCTGAAGCTTGGCTTGCTGATTGTAGCTCACCATCAGGTTGGGCGAGGAAATGACCTTGACGTTTGTGACGCTGGAGAGCGCACGTAGTGCGGCTTGCGCATCGCCTGCGAGATGCGTCCAGTTGAATCCGGGGAACGTCGCCGCCACCGCGCCCGAGGCAAGATCGAGGAGATAATCCGGACGGACGTCGTAGAAGAACTCGACCGCGCGCTCATTGTAGGAAATGACCTTCGGATAGCAGACCGGCAGGTCGACGCAATCGTAAGAATAGTCGACCCGGTTGCCGTTGACGTCGACGACCGATGTCGCCAAAAAGCGGTAGTTGAGCGCGGCATTGGGATGCGGTCCGGCGGGCGCGCCGGGCAGCTGGCCAACGGCGGTGAACGTCGTCACCGTGCCGTCGCGGCCGGTCACCATCCAGGCGGTGCCGTCGAAATGGATCTTCAGGTGGTTCTCGACCTCGGAGACCCAGTTGCCGCCGGCCTTGCAAGAGGTGCCCGGACTGGCGGTTCCGGCGCCGCATTTGGCGAGCGGTTCGCCGTTCAAGAGGTAAACGTCCTCGGCCACATACTGCGGCACCCCGAGCTGGTAGCCGGCGCGCTCGATGACCGGCACGCCCGACAGCCCCCATTGGTAACCGAGATAGCCCTGATAGTCGCCGCCGGTCCTGGTCTTACGACTGGAATTGTAGTTCAGCTCGAGCTTCGGCTCGAGGTCGCGGAAGGCCGGCAGCGCGATCGGATAGCTATAGGAAAAGGCACCGTTGTTGGTGACGTCCATCCGTGACGCCACCCCCCCGGCCGGCCGGCCGCCGGCTTGGTTGCGGCGATGACATGCGTTTCCGTCGGGGCGCTCGTCGCCGCTGCCGCCGCCAGCCCGATCGTCGGGGCATCTGCGGCGTCGGCCTCGACCGTCTTCTCATTCGACAGATCCGGCTGATCCGGTTGCGGCTGATGTTCCGGCAGTTCCGCCGCCGGCTCCCAGATCGCGCTGTCAACGCCGGCGTCGCTGAGATCGCCATCCGTCGCCAAGCCGGGCGAAGGTAATGCGTGGCATCGGCAAGGGCACGGAGCAACTCGGGCCGGTGATCGTTCTTACATGCTTCAATGTCTGTGGCTGTCTGGACAGCAGGTATTCGTCCTGACGGCTATGGGCCTCTTCGAGTGTGTTCCACGTAGTACGTTATTTTGCTTGCGAGTCTTGCGAGCCGCAGTTCCAATGTGATACATTCTGTAAGACAGAGGTGTCACACGATGTCAAACACAAGTTTCGCTACATTGCCAAGCACGCGGGTAGATCCCGATGTGCGAGAGCAATTCCTAAGGGCAGCAGAACAAAACCACCAAACGCCAAGTGAGGCGATGCGTGAGGCTGCACTGCAATATATTCGCAAGGCCCGCCAAAAAGAAATGGCTCGACAGGCAGCAAACATCAGGGCGAACAAGGAAGACGAAGAAGATGTGATGCGTTGGATCGAAGCCCATAGCATCGGGATTAGCGATGACGATTAAGCGCGGCGCGATCTACACCATGGCGGCAAAGGGCGCATACACGGGTAAGCCTAGGCCTGCCATCGTCATACAAAATGAAGAAATTCCTTTGGATAGCGTTGTCGTCATCCCGACAACTACTCAGTGGGTTGATGCGCCTTGGTTTCGCATCGAGATTGATCCAACTGCCGAGAACGGACTTGCCGAGCGTACCTACGCTATGTCGGACAAGATCGTAACTATCCCCAAATCCAATCTAGGTAAGAAAATCGGCCAACTCGATCAGGACCGCATGAACAACCTAGAGGACGCCATTCGCGAAGTGATCGGGCTTAAATAGGATCGAACAGCATGTTGCTGTCTACTGCCCGAGCCGGAGACCAATTCTGTTCTCCGGGTATTTCTTTATCGACGGTATGATTCGTACGGCTGCAATATCCGATATGGACAACGCACTTCATTGGCCCTGTCGGATGGCGCGAACGTCGACCTCTGCCGGACTATGAACACCATAGTCCGCTTCTTCGGTCTCATTCGAGCAGCTGACCGAGCATAAGCACCGTGGACAAGCAGAACGAATTCCCCTGCCGCCGCTAGAGCATGGGCACGCTTCTTATCGGTCGTCTCTCGTACATGGCACCGCAGAAAAGATGTTGAAGGGAGAAGACAGCCAGCTTTCGATCGAAGAGATTATTGCCGGCGACACGGCAAGGGTGATCAGGCACTTCCGACACCAGGGCCGGCCAGGAAGCTGCCCCGCCCGAGGCGGCAAACGAGCAATCGCAGCAAGGTGCAGAACAGCCCGAACAGGAATCAGGCCGTTCTCTGGAAAGCCTGTTCAATCAGTTATTTAGATAAAGAAGCTCGCTTAGAGAGGCAGAAGCCTTACGCTGCGTCGAGACAAAGCTTTCTCGACTAAATGCGTCCGGGCAAGCCGCACGTCGTAATACCGCAACGTGGTATGCTTCTCCACAATGAGCGCCGCGCGTTCTTTTGAGCTCGCGGGGCTGCGGCATGAATCCCTAAAGGATTTCATGCCACCAGACTGACAAAGAGCGTACCAGGCGCAGGCGCTTCAGCGCCGCAGCCAGTTCGCGCGCAGCTTGACCGGTTAACAGGGCAGCCGCAGGAGGTTTAGCATAGCGCCGCCCGAAGGGCGGAAACCGGGACCGACTGCCCCCGGCAAGCTGCTCCGGTCGGGAGTCCCCGCCCTCCCCTCGCCTCCCCTAAGAACCGCGTATTCGGGCGTTTGCGAAGATTGCTCTTGAGAAAATGGCATCGAAGTTGTACTAAATTTGCGAATTTAGTACAACTCGCCAACTACTATTCCCAGTCCAAAAAGTCGATTATTGAGGGACAGAGTTGTACTAAAAATTCAGATTTAGTACAACCGACCGACATGAAACAGATCGATCTCATATATCGCACCATGACCGCGGAACTCGGTCAACGGCTGCTCGATGCCAGCTTCTCGGCCGACTTCCCGGTTGAGGGCCGCTTTGTCAGGGTAA
It includes:
- a CDS encoding type II toxin-antitoxin system PemK/MazF family toxin, whose translation is MTIKRGAIYTMAAKGAYTGKPRPAIVIQNEEIPLDSVVVIPTTTQWVDAPWFRIEIDPTAENGLAERTYAMSDKIVTIPKSNLGKKIGQLDQDRMNNLEDAIREVIGLK
- a CDS encoding DUF3846 domain-containing protein codes for the protein MKTTKAYLVEPLSGTIRVVSIPQENRLAVMRSLIGCNRIDFVRMDDRLAVVVDDNGLNGTLPCLTRLDGYPSPLAGNLLIIGTDENGDPIDVAAGIDEIAGRFTIVRPVLRPVFEVLEGTRIFGRQLCAMEVRIELRPPTVVSENIH
- a CDS encoding ParB/RepB/Spo0J family partition protein; protein product: MAQANQKIVLSAARDIPFNRLVLSQQNVRRTKAGVSIEDLAEDIARRGLLSSLNVRPELAPDGKETGFYRIPAGGRRYRALERLVSQNRLAKTAAVPCIVSRGETLEVEDSLAENVHRLQLHPLDQFRAFQTLREQGLDEEEIAARFFVSIETVRQRLRLASVSPRLLELYANDEMKLEQVMAFSISDDHVRQEQVWDTVSRQHAREPYYIRRLLTETAIRATDRRAVYVGVEAYEAAGGTVMRDLFDEDNGGWLQDPALLERLVIEKLTADAEALKAAEGWKWVEAAFDFPYGYTSGLRRFYGERAEFTEGEGAHFDQVKAQYEKLDAEYAGVTGYCPETEQRLVELGNELDRLKDRPHVFDPAEVARGGVFISLGADGELKIERGFVRPEDEPQVEDVVDGASDADGETGDDVSASSSVGEAAVTGAPAHNAQIDEGNDDGKLRPLSDRLVEDLTATRTVALRNALANNPAIAFIAALHVFVLKTFYLYGSDSCLEVTLQSVKFGQTQGLGDTVWAKEIELRHEAWGQDLPKNPNELWDFLLALADVSRQVLFAHCISLSVNAVVQPWNRRPAAIAHADRLARSIGFDMVEAGWEPTVDNYLGRVTKAHILEAVREAKGEQSTELIDHLKKQDMAREAARLLKGGGWLPEPLRLTVDDVPIGDAIAKTDATIEDNPSEDVHAEKASPDALEDEHQDLAAAE
- a CDS encoding SpvB/TcaC N-terminal domain-containing protein — encoded protein: MDVTNNGAFSYSYPIALPAFRDLEPKLELNYNSSRKTRTGGDYQGYLGYQWGLSGVPVIERAGYQLGVPQYVAEDVYLLNGEPLAKCGAGTASPGTSCKAGGNWVSEVENHLKIHFDGTAWMVTGRDGTVTTFTAVGQLPGAPAGPHPNAALNYRFLATSVVDVNGNRVDYSYDCVDLPVCYPKVISYNERAVEFFYDVRPDYLLDLASGAVAATFPGFNWTHLAGDAQAALRALSSVTNVKVISSPNLMVSYNQQAKLQVGDQVPTITQTSTSTTSLPPISFVGSSFRMRLFRSP
- a CDS encoding CopG family transcriptional regulator; the protein is MRTTLAIDDDVLIAAKAMAAQQHRSVGEVISELARRSLRRPRSSGERNGIPLLSPRPDARPVTLEIINALRDELP
- a CDS encoding DUF932 domain-containing protein, producing the protein MNTMVSSVQPASTGFRVDISHGERVGRVSSEWFSRPDDERYLSLGELYDAVKSRADRAHARTVESSAIRVEASRNNAERLELIVAAETRPVTPTHWSYGQLCGLVGAPASYMRQLPAPLAGINLQHGLINHRAELVKTLEADDGRLELRAITGPEYGRVWDHELVSAVMNIAGNGTGDTMWKVPGVLDWSTMTHNPFVDISKETTTLYASDRDVFLFLVDDTHPIEAGRLRNGEPDLYFRGFYCWNSEVGSKTLGIASFYLRAVCCNRNLWGVENFEEIVIRHSKFAGHRFAHEAAPALNNFANSSPAPFVAGIRAARERIVAGTDDDRQGFLRKRGFSKGETARIIDTVLREEGRPPESIFDFVQGITALARTKSHQDTRLELEAKAKKLLEQAS